The Actinomycetes bacterium genome includes the window CCACGGCACCGCCGGCGAGGGCGAGGGCGCCGGGGTCCCGGCCGAGCCGCTCGGCGGCCAGCCGCAGGACGCGGGCGCGGACCGCCTCGCACGCGGCCTTGACCGCGCCGCCGGTCATCCACGTCTGGCGCGACGCCGACGAGGACCCGGCCGAGCCGACCTGGGTGTCGGCGGGCAGCACGACCGCGCGCTCGACCCCCAGCTCGGTGCGGGCGATCTGGGCCTGGATGGTCACCAGCCCCTGGCCGACCTCAGCTGCGGCCGTGTGGACCTCGGCGAGCGGCTCGCCGGCCACGACCGAGAGCCGGACGAGGGCTGTGGCGTAGTCGTCGAAGCCCTCCGAGTAGCCGACGTTCTTGAAGCCGACGGCATAGCCGACGCCGCGCCGCACCCCTTCGCCGTGGGTGGTGTTGGACACCCCGCCGGGCAGCTCCCGCAGGTCCACTCTGGCCTCGCGCGCCTCAGGCGAGCAGACCTCGCCCGCCTCAGGCGACAGCGCCTCGGGCGCCTCGGGCGAGAGGGCCTCGCGCGCCTGGGGCGACAGCGCCTCGCCCGCCCGCCCGGATGGCAGGGGCACGGCCCGCACTCGCCCCAGGAGCTCGGCCACGGGCGCCGGCCCCGCCACGCGCTGCCCGGTCGGCAGCGCCGTGCCTGTGGCCATCGCGTTGCGCAGGCGCAGCTCGACCGGGTCCATCGCGAGGGCGGCGGCCAGCTTGTCCATCTGCGACTCGTAGGCAAAGCAGGTCTGCACCGCGCCGAACCCGCGCATCGCCCCGCATGGCGGGTTGTCGGTGTAGGCGACCCAGCAGTCGATGGTCGCGCTCGGCACCTCGTACGGCCCGACCGCGAAGCAGGCGGCGTTGGAGCAGACCGCGGTCGAACTCGACGCGTAGGCGCCGCCGTCGAGCACGATCCGGGCCCGTACGTACACCAGGCGGCCCTCGCGGGTGGCCCCGTGCTCGTAGGCGAGCCGGGCCGGGTGCCGGTGCACGTGCCCGAAGAACGACTCCTCGCGGGTGTACATCATCTTCACGGGGCGGCCTGTGCGCAGCGCGAGCAGGCAGGCGTGGATCTGGATCGAGAGGTCCTCGCGGGCCCCGAACGCCCCGCCGACGCCGGCCAGGGTGATGCGGACCTGCTCCGGGGGCAGGCCGAGGCTGGCCGCGAGCTGGTCCCGGTCGACGTGCAGCCACTGGGTGGAGACGTACAGGTCGACGCCGCCCTCGCCGTCGGGCACGGCCAGCCCGGACTCGGGCCCGAGGAATGCCTGGTCCTGCATGCCGACCTCGTACTCGCCCCGGACCACGACGGCGGCGGCCGCCTGCTGGTCGCCGTGGCGGATGCGGATGTGGCGGAGCACGTTGCCGCCCGGGTGCAGGGCTGGCGCGTCCCCGGCGATGGCCGCCTCCGCGTCCACCACCGCCTCCAGCTCCTGGTAGTCGACGCGCACCCGCTCGGCCGCCCGCCTGGCCGTCTCCGGGTGGTCGGCGGCGACCAGCGCGACCGCCTCACCCTGGTAGCGGACGTCCTCCCAGGCCAGCACCGGCTGGTCGGGGATCTCGAGCCCGTAGGTCTTGCGGCCCGGCACGTCCTCGTGGGTGAGGACCGCGAGCACCCCCGGGGTGGCCAGCGCCTCGGCCACCTCGACGGAGCGGATCCGGGCCCGCGGGTGCGGGCTGCGCACGGTCGCGCCCCAGAGCATCCCCTCGGCCCACAGGTCCGAGGAGTAGGCGAAGTCCCCCTTGACCTTCAGGGTGCCGTCGGGCCGGCGCGGGCTCTCGCCGATCCCGCCGGTGACCGGCGTTGGCGGCGCCGGGCGGTGCCTGGTGGGCAGCGTGGGCGCCGTGGGCGCCGTGGGGGTGGGGCTCACAGGCGCCCTCCCGTGCGCTCGGCGGCCAGCCGCACCGCGTCGAGGATCTTCTCGTAGCCGGTGCAGCGGCACAGGTTGCCGGCCAGGGCCTCGCGGACCTGCGCGTCGTGCGGGTCGGGGTTGCGCCGCAGCAGGTCGTG containing:
- a CDS encoding molybdopterin cofactor-binding domain-containing protein; translation: MPTRHRPAPPTPVTGGIGESPRRPDGTLKVKGDFAYSSDLWAEGMLWGATVRSPHPRARIRSVEVAEALATPGVLAVLTHEDVPGRKTYGLEIPDQPVLAWEDVRYQGEAVALVAADHPETARRAAERVRVDYQELEAVVDAEAAIAGDAPALHPGGNVLRHIRIRHGDQQAAAAVVVRGEYEVGMQDQAFLGPESGLAVPDGEGGVDLYVSTQWLHVDRDQLAASLGLPPEQVRITLAGVGGAFGAREDLSIQIHACLLALRTGRPVKMMYTREESFFGHVHRHPARLAYEHGATREGRLVYVRARIVLDGGAYASSSTAVCSNAACFAVGPYEVPSATIDCWVAYTDNPPCGAMRGFGAVQTCFAYESQMDKLAAALAMDPVELRLRNAMATGTALPTGQRVAGPAPVAELLGRVRAVPLPSGRAGEALSPQAREALSPEAPEALSPEAGEVCSPEAREARVDLRELPGGVSNTTHGEGVRRGVGYAVGFKNVGYSEGFDDYATALVRLSVVAGEPLAEVHTAAAEVGQGLVTIQAQIARTELGVERAVVLPADTQVGSAGSSSASRQTWMTGGAVKAACEAVRARVLRLAAERLGRDPGALALAGGAVVARSTGGAESAPPDPPGGLALPGAVVVAPAAAAEPGPAAAAEAGPPAAAEAGPPAGVLVTLADLLGRQTVEETREHHHRATSPLDPETGQGDAHLAFAFAAHRAVVDVDTELGLVKVVEIATAQDVGRALNPQAVEGQIEGGIAQGLGLALMEEVQVAGGKVRNPSFTDYLIPTVLDMPPVRTDVLELGDPTSPYGVKGVGEPPTISSTPAIVAAVRAATGRPLTRVPIRPEHVVGLEPQDAGPSRGG